A genome region from Thermogemmata fonticola includes the following:
- a CDS encoding dihydroorotate dehydrogenase: MVDLSVQLGRLRLRNPILAASGTIGYGREMEDYLDFRHLGGLIPKTVTRQPRAGNPPPRTVETPCGLLNAIGLDNDGWEHFWEHHWPYLRTLPTAIIVNIAGKSEDEFVALAADVAERGAEIAALELNLSCPNVSGGLDFATDAERTRRIVQRCRQACPHVPIIAKLTPNVTDITAIAAAAAEGGADAVSAVNTYLGMAIDWRRQRPRLGNVTGGLSGPAIKPLALRAVWAIARRRIVPVIGIGGIATLDDVMEFLVAGASAVQIGTAHFYDPSVSSRLAQALPEAVAQLGARRLSDIIGSLQV, from the coding sequence ATGGTGGATTTGAGCGTCCAACTGGGACGTTTGCGCTTGCGCAATCCGATTCTGGCGGCTTCGGGAACCATCGGTTACGGGCGGGAGATGGAGGACTACCTCGACTTCCGCCACTTGGGCGGCCTGATCCCCAAGACGGTGACCCGGCAGCCCCGCGCGGGCAATCCCCCGCCGCGCACCGTGGAGACCCCCTGCGGCCTGCTCAACGCCATCGGCTTAGACAACGACGGCTGGGAGCACTTCTGGGAGCACCACTGGCCGTATTTGCGCACCTTGCCGACCGCGATCATTGTGAACATTGCCGGCAAAAGCGAGGACGAGTTTGTGGCTTTGGCCGCGGATGTGGCGGAACGCGGAGCGGAGATCGCCGCCCTGGAGCTGAACCTGTCCTGCCCCAACGTGAGCGGGGGATTGGACTTTGCCACGGATGCGGAGCGGACGCGGCGGATCGTGCAGCGCTGCCGTCAGGCCTGTCCCCACGTGCCGATCATCGCCAAGCTGACGCCCAACGTGACGGACATCACCGCGATCGCAGCGGCGGCAGCGGAGGGGGGAGCCGATGCCGTCAGCGCCGTCAACACCTATCTGGGGATGGCCATCGACTGGCGGCGGCAGCGCCCGCGTCTGGGCAATGTCACCGGCGGACTGAGCGGCCCGGCGATCAAACCGTTGGCACTACGCGCGGTCTGGGCCATTGCCCGGCGCCGCATCGTGCCGGTCATCGGCATCGGAGGCATTGCCACGCTCGATGACGTTATGGAGTTCCTGGTGGCCGGGGCTTCCGCCGTCCAGATCGGCACCGCTCATTTTTACGATCCCAGCGTCAGCTCGCGCCTGGCCCAAGCCCTGCCGGAAGCCGTGGCCCAACTCGGCGCCCGCCGCCTCAGCGACATCATCGGCTCGCTGCAAGTGTGA
- a CDS encoding nucleotidyltransferase domain-containing protein: MLDLDLQALRRLVETQHYRPLFVTVSGAHLYGFPSPDSDVDLRGAHLLPLREVVGLDLPEQTVERKLDLASTEVELVSHDLGKYLRLLVKNNGYVMEQIFSPLIVVGADFLHELRPLARRCITRHHYHHYRGFFATQRKLLNKQQPKILKTVLYAYRVLLSGIHLLRTGEVVASLPQLAEEYQRPFLLELIAQKQQEKGTAPALDWTFHDQQLRELEELLDRSYQQSPLPAERDRQAVHQFLVDYRLRPEPLQ, encoded by the coding sequence ATGCTTGATCTTGATCTCCAGGCCCTTCGGCGTCTGGTGGAAACCCAGCACTATCGCCCTCTGTTCGTTACGGTCAGCGGCGCTCACCTCTACGGCTTCCCCTCACCCGATAGCGATGTGGACCTGCGGGGAGCGCATCTGTTGCCTCTGCGCGAAGTCGTCGGGCTGGACCTCCCGGAACAGACCGTGGAGCGGAAGCTGGACCTGGCGAGCACGGAAGTGGAACTGGTCAGCCATGACCTGGGGAAATACCTGCGCCTGCTCGTGAAAAACAACGGCTACGTGATGGAGCAGATTTTCTCCCCGCTGATCGTGGTCGGCGCGGATTTTCTCCACGAGCTGCGCCCCCTGGCTCGCCGCTGCATCACGCGGCACCACTACCATCACTACCGCGGCTTCTTCGCCACCCAGCGCAAGCTCCTCAACAAACAACAGCCGAAAATCCTCAAGACGGTCTTGTACGCCTACCGCGTGCTCCTCAGCGGCATCCATCTGTTGCGCACCGGCGAGGTCGTCGCCTCTCTGCCCCAATTGGCTGAGGAGTATCAGCGCCCGTTCCTGCTGGAACTGATCGCCCAGAAACAGCAAGAGAAGGGGACGGCCCCGGCCCTCGACTGGACCTTCCACGACCAGCAACTCCGCGAGCTAGAGGAACTCCTGGATCGGAGCTACCAGCAATCCCCTCTCCCCGCGGAACGCGACCGGCAAGCGGTCCATCAGTTCCTGGTGGACTATCGCCTACGACCCGAACCGCTCCAATGA
- a CDS encoding nucleotidyltransferase domain-containing protein: MPKRAGKPTMAVEEYPFQHHRSDFLIPPGTQVVLKVSKALADGTVRPPGSVAVIVDIPKDNRHAYTIRFADGPTVSAFFQELAIRRKEVEDQLARPNANLRPWIIYCCQVGSHAYGLATEDSDTDLRGIYLPPARWHWSLWKLPEQLEYACETQDEVYWELEKFLKLALKANPNVLETLWTPRVLYADPVAQRLREIREAFLSRHLYRTYSGYVLSQFRLMAKAYARTGTWKSKHAMHLIRLLYSGIDALRSGQIRVDVSEHREELLAIKAGLLTWEEVHQKALALNQQFQEAYQQTRLPEQPDYRQVDQFLIWARRRMVDA; encoded by the coding sequence ATGCCGAAGCGGGCGGGGAAACCCACGATGGCCGTCGAAGAGTATCCATTCCAGCATCACCGTTCGGATTTTCTCATTCCGCCGGGGACGCAGGTAGTCCTGAAGGTGTCCAAAGCCCTTGCGGATGGCACGGTGCGCCCGCCGGGCAGTGTGGCCGTGATCGTGGACATCCCCAAGGACAACCGCCACGCTTACACTATACGCTTTGCGGATGGTCCGACGGTGTCAGCTTTCTTCCAGGAACTGGCCATCCGCCGCAAGGAGGTCGAGGACCAGCTCGCCCGACCCAATGCCAATCTGCGCCCCTGGATCATCTACTGCTGCCAGGTGGGTTCCCATGCTTACGGTTTGGCCACCGAGGATTCCGACACCGACCTCCGCGGCATCTACCTGCCTCCCGCCCGCTGGCACTGGTCGCTCTGGAAACTCCCGGAACAACTGGAATACGCCTGCGAAACCCAGGATGAGGTCTATTGGGAACTGGAAAAGTTTCTCAAACTTGCCTTGAAGGCCAACCCGAACGTGCTGGAGACGCTCTGGACCCCCCGCGTGTTGTATGCCGACCCCGTGGCTCAACGCCTGCGCGAGATCCGGGAGGCCTTCCTGTCCCGCCACCTGTATCGGACCTACTCCGGCTATGTCCTCAGTCAGTTCCGTCTCATGGCCAAGGCTTACGCACGCACAGGAACCTGGAAATCCAAGCACGCCATGCATCTGATTCGCTTGCTCTACTCCGGCATCGACGCTCTGCGTTCTGGCCAGATTCGCGTCGACGTTTCGGAACACCGCGAGGAATTGCTGGCGATCAAGGCGGGACTGCTCACCTGGGAAGAGGTCCACCAGAAAGCTCTAGCCCTGAACCAGCAGTTCCAGGAAGCCTACCAACAAACCCGGCTTCCGGAGCAACCCGACTATCGACAGGTGGATCAATTCCTGATCTGGGCACGGCGGAGGATGGTTGATGCTTGA
- a CDS encoding DUF885 domain-containing protein, translating into MKPSTLPLSRPLPPATPLPPELEADNVMPLPPGPPCRKAQRDSSSGGASSFRRWPHAYRWLLRAASLGIALALAAGPSAGGLRGDLSMTEPQQTGQQHSGPQQTGQQPAEQQPADQRLAELFQQYVQEQCQRHPYWATQLGNHEHDDRLDDLSPAARQKDVEQWRIWRQRLERDIDPRRLSPSAQIDLAIWKHALDYALWQAEHDDRFRYDPRVYGEYLTDSVFALFTQSTLPRERNVQNAARRITYLPRIIAAAQASLHNPPRVLTEVAIQRTKGAIAFYEKDIYTLAGERPGSEPLATPCRAAVTALQDYLRWLEQELLPRSQGDWRLGPEKFAQKLALELDAGLTAAEVLRLAEAEADRVELEMWYVARQLWSRLFPGKPLPPDDAEGRRFTIRSVLDELAKDHPKAEDLVEEVRRTVENIRRFIRDNRILTLPEPDTCQIVEMPPFQRGYSVAYLNPAPPLDPKAASLYAVAPPPADWPAPRIEAFLREYNRHMLQILTIHEAYPGHYVQLAYANRHPSLIRKVFASGVFAEGWAVYTEQMMLDQGYGQGDLALRLHQLKFYLRAVLNALLDYHMHCSNWDDETARRLLMERGFQTEGEAVGKILRAKQNSVQLSTYFVGRMAFYRLRQQVQRRRGDAFDLGRFHEEVLSHGTLPVKYLPNLVR; encoded by the coding sequence ATGAAACCCTCGACGCTCCCCCTGTCCCGTCCTCTTCCCCCGGCTACCCCGCTGCCGCCGGAGCTGGAAGCGGACAATGTCATGCCCCTGCCACCTGGCCCGCCCTGCCGGAAGGCCCAACGCGATTCTTCCTCCGGGGGCGCTTCGTCCTTCCGCCGTTGGCCGCACGCCTACCGCTGGCTCCTTCGGGCAGCAAGTCTGGGAATCGCCCTGGCACTGGCGGCCGGACCCAGCGCCGGCGGGCTTCGGGGAGACCTGTCCATGACCGAACCCCAACAAACCGGACAACAGCACAGCGGGCCACAGCAGACCGGACAACAGCCAGCAGAACAGCAGCCAGCGGACCAGCGGCTGGCGGAATTGTTCCAGCAATACGTCCAGGAGCAATGCCAGCGGCACCCCTATTGGGCCACGCAACTGGGGAACCACGAGCACGACGACCGCTTGGATGATCTGTCCCCCGCGGCCCGGCAAAAAGACGTGGAACAGTGGCGCATCTGGCGGCAACGGCTGGAACGGGACATCGACCCCCGCCGCCTCTCCCCCTCGGCCCAGATCGATCTGGCCATCTGGAAACACGCGCTGGACTACGCCCTCTGGCAAGCCGAACACGATGACCGCTTCCGCTACGATCCCCGCGTCTACGGCGAGTACCTGACCGATAGCGTCTTCGCGCTGTTCACCCAATCGACCTTGCCACGGGAGCGCAACGTGCAGAATGCCGCCCGGCGGATCACCTACCTTCCCCGGATCATCGCCGCCGCTCAGGCCAGCCTGCACAATCCCCCGCGGGTGCTGACGGAAGTCGCCATCCAGCGGACCAAGGGCGCCATCGCCTTCTACGAAAAGGACATCTACACCCTCGCCGGGGAAAGACCTGGAAGCGAACCGCTGGCCACGCCTTGCCGGGCCGCGGTCACCGCCTTGCAGGATTACCTCCGCTGGCTGGAACAGGAGCTTCTCCCCCGCTCCCAAGGCGACTGGCGGCTCGGACCGGAAAAATTCGCCCAGAAGCTGGCCCTGGAACTGGACGCCGGCCTGACCGCCGCCGAAGTGCTTCGCCTGGCCGAAGCCGAAGCCGACCGCGTGGAGCTGGAAATGTGGTACGTCGCCCGCCAGCTCTGGTCCCGTCTCTTTCCCGGTAAGCCGCTTCCGCCCGACGATGCCGAAGGCCGCCGCTTCACCATCCGCAGCGTGCTCGACGAGCTAGCCAAAGACCATCCCAAAGCCGAGGACCTGGTCGAAGAAGTCCGCCGGACCGTCGAGAACATCCGCCGCTTCATCCGCGACAACCGCATCCTGACCTTGCCGGAACCTGACACCTGCCAGATCGTGGAGATGCCCCCCTTCCAGCGGGGTTACTCCGTCGCCTATCTCAATCCCGCTCCGCCGCTGGACCCCAAAGCCGCCAGCTTGTATGCCGTGGCCCCACCCCCCGCCGATTGGCCCGCCCCGCGCATCGAAGCCTTCCTCCGCGAATACAACCGCCACATGCTCCAGATTCTCACCATCCACGAAGCCTATCCCGGCCACTACGTCCAACTGGCCTATGCCAACCGCCATCCCTCCCTCATCCGCAAGGTGTTCGCCTCCGGGGTCTTTGCCGAAGGCTGGGCCGTCTACACCGAACAGATGATGCTGGATCAAGGCTACGGCCAAGGTGATCTGGCCCTGCGCCTGCATCAGTTGAAGTTTTACCTGCGAGCGGTGCTCAACGCCCTGCTCGACTACCACATGCATTGCAGCAACTGGGATGATGAGACCGCCCGCCGCCTGCTCATGGAACGGGGCTTCCAGACGGAGGGGGAAGCCGTCGGCAAAATCCTCCGCGCCAAGCAAAATAGCGTCCAGCTTTCGACCTATTTCGTGGGCCGAATGGCCTTCTACCGCCTTCGCCAGCAGGTGCAGCGCCGCCGGGGCGACGCCTTCGATCTGGGCCGCTTCCACGAAGAAGTCCTCAGCCACGGCACCCTGCCCGTCAAGTATCTGCCCAACCTCGTCCGCTGA
- a CDS encoding nitrilase-related carbon-nitrogen hydrolase, giving the protein MRYWAAAIQTDLPNPADRQALPERVSLLLERIDQAVLGYAPFGDVRLVVFPEFAHAAPIYPTVEELRDRLAVPLPNEQTDRYLRKARQHGVYIQTGTFLETDPRYPDCVFNTTCLIGPEGLLAKYRKVHPWLPWEVHASPHDLPGYTEPLFPVTATEIGVLGCAICYDWLFPEAIRELAVQGAEVLLRVSAYMDPWGATPPMDWWTLVNRCRALENMAYVVAANQGASLSHYPPFSWPGGSMIVDYDGRILAQADPGPGDKIVVAPLDLGALRAERERRRGHHFLAHRRVEAYTAQRQAAFPAGRLADGPLTLASNDAATQSAKVRLVARPSAETRS; this is encoded by the coding sequence ATGCGCTACTGGGCTGCGGCTATCCAGACGGACCTGCCCAATCCGGCCGACCGCCAGGCTCTGCCGGAGCGGGTCAGCTTGCTGCTGGAGCGGATCGATCAGGCGGTGCTGGGCTATGCCCCCTTCGGCGATGTCCGCCTGGTGGTCTTCCCGGAGTTTGCGCACGCCGCCCCAATCTATCCCACGGTGGAGGAGCTGCGCGACCGCCTCGCCGTCCCCCTGCCCAACGAGCAGACCGACCGCTACCTCCGCAAGGCCCGGCAGCATGGCGTGTACATCCAAACCGGCACCTTCCTGGAAACGGACCCCCGCTACCCGGATTGCGTATTCAACACCACCTGTCTGATCGGACCGGAGGGATTGCTGGCGAAATACCGCAAGGTCCACCCCTGGCTGCCCTGGGAAGTGCATGCCAGCCCGCACGATCTGCCCGGCTATACCGAGCCGCTTTTTCCCGTCACGGCCACCGAAATCGGCGTCCTCGGCTGCGCCATCTGCTACGACTGGCTGTTTCCCGAAGCGATCCGCGAGCTGGCGGTGCAGGGAGCGGAGGTGCTGCTGCGCGTGTCGGCTTACATGGACCCCTGGGGTGCTACGCCGCCGATGGATTGGTGGACGCTGGTCAATCGCTGCCGGGCGTTGGAGAACATGGCCTACGTGGTGGCAGCCAATCAGGGGGCCAGCCTCTCCCATTATCCGCCGTTCTCCTGGCCGGGGGGCAGCATGATCGTCGATTACGACGGCCGCATCCTGGCGCAAGCGGACCCCGGACCGGGGGACAAGATCGTGGTCGCGCCGCTTGATCTGGGCGCCTTGCGGGCGGAGCGGGAGCGCCGCCGGGGTCATCATTTCTTGGCCCACCGCCGCGTGGAAGCCTACACGGCCCAGCGCCAGGCCGCCTTTCCCGCCGGGCGCCTCGCGGACGGCCCCCTCACCCTCGCCAGCAACGACGCCGCCACCCAAAGCGCCAAGGTCCGCCTCGTCGCTCGACCCTCTGCGGAGACACGTTCATGA
- a CDS encoding PQQ-dependent sugar dehydrogenase, whose translation MPRRRFTEAMRSGMPTLILTVVLLAGTTSPLAAQEKTLASGLINPESVCIGPGHRVFITVIGEFDKDGDGAVLVLDNGKVRTFVGGLNDPKGIAAFQNWLYVTDKTRLLRINANARTPQAEVFVAADKFPEKPQFLNDVAVDAETGVIYVSDSGDLMGGGGAVYRIHPKTGAVSTVISTKKFAALKTPNGLLNDGTSFLLVADFHTGDLFRVKLADGSAEKIASGIEGADGLAWDMHGRLFLSSWSKGQVYVIPRPGAKPVLLSDKFKAAADICYDPQRKAILVPDMTAGTVVAVPAQVPNEPVDETPLALRVELAFPQLQLTGWSPETAEGKPNPLRPIALTHAGDGSNRLYLATQHGVIHAFPNDPKASKTEIVLDIQDRVQYDDRTNEEGLLGLAFHPDFARTGELYVFYTPKRTRPSEEMRNRVVRFRRDAKDPARFDPNSEELILEYRQRPFWNHDGGTILFGPDGYLYIVHGDGGSANDPFDHGQNLKTLFGKILRIDVNRREQGRPYAIPPDNPFVVRTDARPEIYAYGLRNPWRIAFDKPTGQLWCGDVGQNLYEEINLIVKGGNYGWNRREGLHPFGPKGSGPKPEYIDPIWEYHHDLGKSITGGAVYRGSRLPELQGYYLYADYVTSRVWALKYDDKLGRVVANRPLPDPKKPVLSFGEDATGELYMLVLAPDGRGIYRFAK comes from the coding sequence ATGCCGCGCCGACGTTTCACGGAAGCGATGCGCTCCGGGATGCCAACGCTGATTCTGACGGTGGTGCTGCTGGCCGGAACGACTTCCCCGCTGGCCGCCCAGGAGAAAACCCTGGCGAGCGGCTTGATCAATCCGGAGTCCGTCTGCATCGGGCCAGGCCATCGCGTGTTCATCACAGTGATCGGCGAGTTTGATAAGGACGGCGACGGCGCCGTCCTGGTGCTGGACAACGGCAAGGTCCGCACTTTTGTCGGCGGCTTGAACGATCCCAAGGGCATCGCCGCCTTCCAGAACTGGCTCTACGTCACGGATAAGACACGCCTGCTGCGGATCAATGCCAACGCTCGGACTCCCCAGGCGGAAGTCTTTGTGGCGGCGGACAAGTTCCCGGAAAAGCCCCAGTTCCTCAACGACGTGGCTGTCGATGCCGAGACCGGCGTGATCTACGTCAGCGACTCCGGGGACCTCATGGGCGGCGGCGGGGCCGTGTACCGCATTCATCCGAAAACCGGCGCCGTCTCCACAGTCATTTCCACGAAAAAGTTTGCGGCCCTGAAGACGCCCAACGGCCTGCTCAATGACGGCACTTCCTTCCTGCTCGTCGCCGATTTCCATACGGGGGACCTGTTCCGCGTCAAACTGGCCGACGGCAGCGCCGAGAAGATCGCCAGCGGCATCGAGGGGGCGGACGGCCTAGCCTGGGACATGCATGGCCGGCTGTTCCTCTCCAGTTGGTCCAAGGGGCAGGTGTATGTCATTCCCCGTCCGGGAGCCAAACCGGTTTTGCTCAGCGACAAGTTCAAGGCAGCGGCAGACATCTGTTACGATCCACAGCGCAAGGCGATCCTGGTGCCGGATATGACCGCCGGTACCGTGGTGGCGGTCCCCGCCCAGGTGCCCAACGAGCCGGTCGATGAAACCCCCTTGGCCCTGCGCGTGGAACTGGCCTTCCCCCAGTTGCAACTGACCGGCTGGTCCCCCGAAACCGCGGAGGGCAAACCCAATCCGCTCCGCCCGATCGCCTTGACCCACGCCGGGGACGGCTCCAACCGCCTCTATCTGGCCACGCAGCACGGCGTGATCCACGCCTTCCCGAATGATCCCAAAGCGAGCAAGACGGAGATCGTCCTCGACATCCAGGACCGCGTGCAATACGACGACCGGACCAACGAGGAAGGCTTGCTGGGTCTGGCGTTCCACCCCGACTTTGCCCGCACTGGGGAACTGTACGTCTTTTACACCCCCAAGCGCACCCGCCCCAGTGAGGAGATGCGCAACCGGGTCGTGCGCTTCCGCCGGGATGCCAAAGACCCCGCCCGCTTCGATCCCAACTCCGAAGAGCTGATCCTCGAATACCGCCAGCGTCCCTTCTGGAACCACGACGGCGGGACCATTCTCTTTGGCCCGGACGGCTATCTGTACATCGTGCACGGGGACGGCGGCTCCGCCAACGATCCTTTCGATCACGGCCAGAATCTCAAGACGCTCTTCGGCAAAATCCTGCGGATCGACGTCAACCGCCGCGAACAAGGTCGGCCCTACGCCATTCCGCCGGACAACCCCTTCGTGGTTCGAACCGATGCCCGCCCGGAAATCTACGCCTACGGCTTGCGCAATCCCTGGCGGATCGCCTTCGACAAGCCGACCGGCCAGCTCTGGTGCGGCGATGTCGGCCAGAACCTCTACGAAGAGATCAACCTCATCGTCAAAGGAGGCAACTACGGCTGGAACCGCCGCGAAGGACTGCACCCCTTCGGACCCAAAGGCAGCGGACCCAAGCCGGAGTACATCGACCCGATCTGGGAATACCATCATGACCTCGGCAAGTCCATCACCGGCGGAGCCGTCTATCGGGGCAGCCGCCTGCCGGAGTTGCAGGGGTATTACCTGTATGCGGACTATGTGACCTCGCGGGTGTGGGCCTTGAAATACGACGACAAACTCGGCCGGGTCGTGGCCAATCGCCCCTTACCGGACCCGAAAAAACCGGTCCTGTCCTTCGGCGAGGATGCGACAGGCGAACTCTACATGCTGGTGCTGGCTCCCGACGGCCGAGGCATCTACCGCTTCGCCAAGTGA